From Bubalus bubalis isolate 160015118507 breed Murrah chromosome 17, NDDB_SH_1, whole genome shotgun sequence:
CAGCAGCATGCGGCTAGTGGACGAAGCAGTACAGCTGCAGCATCAGAATGCAGGCAGGCAACGAGGCAGCCATACCATGCTATTCCCCTTTGACATTTCAAGAATCTTCACCTGCTGCTTACCGGGCTTACCTGACACTTTGTCTTGTGTCTGTCCAGGATACATCACTGTTGTGTCAATGTCCAGTGCTACTCTGGTCAAGGAATTGCAGAATCAGCCAGTCCGTGTAGTTCTTGTTGAGGGTGACCTCACTGAGAATTACCGCCATCTGGGATTTAATAAGCCTGCAAATATTAAAACAGTGTCAGAAAGCGTGAAGGTTCAACAAGACAGCTcagaagaactgtggacagatcATGTATTACAGGTGTTAATCAAGTTCAACGTGAACCTTGTGCTGGCACGAGGAAATGTGTCTGAACGCTTAGCTGAAAAATGCACAAATAGTAAGCGGCTGGTAATTGGATCCGTGCAAGACAGTGTGCTGCAGGCTTTCGCAGAGGCTTCGGGGGCAGTGCAGGTGGCCTACCTCACACACGTGAATGAAAACTGTGTGGGCAGTGGGGTGTCTGTGACCACGTGGAGAAGCATTCCCTCTGACACTGTAGATGGGATCAGCAGAATGGCAGTCGTGTTAAAAACAGAAGGAATTAATTTGGTTACAGTAGTGCTGACCAGCCCAGTCATTGCCCAGATGCGAACCAAAGAAGACAGGTTCTGGACTTGTGCCTCTCGTCTGTATTATGCTCTGAAAGAGCAAAAGGTCTTCCTTGGAGGTGGCGCAGTTGAAATTTTGTGTCTTACCCATCTTCAGAGTCTCGCAGGACAGTCTGTGAATAAAGGAAATCAAGACTGTTCAGGGTGGCTGCATAACACTTCCTCTTGGCTGGCCTCATCTGCAGCGCTGTATAGACCTACGGTGCTTAAATGCCTGGCAGATGGATGGCACAGGTACCTCTCAGCTCTCCTGCGTAACACTGCCGTTTGCTCATCAGACTCTGAAGCCGCCACGTCCATTCAGTGTCACCTACAAAATGCTGCAGACTCTGGCTCTCCTTCATCTTACATCTTGAATGAATATAGTAAACTTAATAGTGTAATTTTAAATTCAGGCATTTCAGATAAGCTGGAACCAATTCCAAGAGTTTATGATGTTGTTACACCAAAGATTGAGGCATGGCGCCGAGCTCTGGATTTAGTACTGTTAGTACTTCAGACAGATAATGAAATTATCACTGGActtgcacacacagagaaaagttcACAGGAATCagaaggctttttatttttgtaaagttaTTGGCTAAGTCTTTGGAAAATTGTCTTTGGTAACATGTCATGCTAATAATAAATTTTCCAGTAGTTAAGTCTCAGTGTCTGAAATGTCAGCTTTTGCCAAGAAGATAATTGATATGTATCAATAACTATTCAGGATATGAGATTTCACCCTACTTATAATCTCACAAGTTAGCCTGTTACTTTTCATGGAATGCTACAGAATACACAAGATGGTTGGATCAGAGACAGACTTTTATTATTCACAGCAAAAGCAGTACCCAGAGTTTTGGGTTGGTCTATGTCAGGTCCCCATTTCTCTAAGTCCCACAAGAGCAACAAAAGGGCCACTGATGGAAACCAGCACACTCAGTGTGTTGTGTTATAGCAGAAGAACATTGAGCTTGGGGTCGCTACTGCTTTTATAGTCAGCAGAAACATCTTGTTCTTTGTCCAACAGTAGTTGTTTCCTCATGCCTGAAACATGTAAACACAAGCCTGAGACATGAGCTGGTTAAAGCTGGGCCGTGGCACACTGAGAATGTATGCAGTGTCACTCAGAGCCCACGGTGGAGAGCCTCCAACAACTCACTCTTCAACAATTCTCGGCCAGACTTGAATGTTCATGGCTGTTGGCTACTCTGATTACTCTGGCAAAGAGGTTACTTCGTTCTATACCAAATCCACTCAATTGGTCCCATATAGCAACTAAATTAAGGCT
This genomic window contains:
- the BBS12 gene encoding Bardet-Biedl syndrome 12 protein isoform X2; its protein translation is MDCRVINKRRHTGLQQLSSFAETGRTFLGPVKSSKFIIDEECHESVLISSTVRLLESLDLTSAVGQLLSETIQAQNNTYRTGTSTLLFLVGAWSSAAEECLHLGVPISLIASVMSEGLNSCIEEVESLQVPVHSVYDHIDSTKTFSGLSVSLYPSLQIPSGTGLVQKEHDLKDVTSQSLAFCSLSGRPVKSTQLFRLQVKFEADENTSRTPQTLKNNLFADTHCRKSVLTHSRHFSRTDHHWISKPGGFLEQLSAAAPKTYRCSDLAELEVGLSHGDPSSMRLVDEAVQLQHQNAGRQRGSHTMLFPFDISRIFTCCLPGLPDTLSCVCPGYITVVSMSSATLVKELQNQPVRVVLVEGDLTENYRHLGFNKPANIKTVSESVKVQQDSSEELWTDHVLQVLIKFNVNLVLARGNVSERLAEKCTNSKRLVIGSVQDSVLQAFAEASGAVQVAYLTHVNENCVGSGVSVTTWRSIPSDTVDGISRMAVVLKTEGINLVTVVLTSPVIAQMRTKEDRFWTCASRLYYALKEQKVFLGGGAVEILCLTHLQSLAGQSVNKGNQDCSGWLHNTSSWLASSAALYRPTVLKCLADGWHRYLSALLRNTAVCSSDSEAATSIQCHLQNAADSGSPSSYILNEYSKLNSVILNSGISDKLEPIPRVYDVVTPKIEAWRRALDLVLLVLQTDNEIITGLAHTEKSSQESEGFLFL
- the BBS12 gene encoding Bardet-Biedl syndrome 12 protein isoform X1 — protein: MATLPPVWHPANQWSTLLPDWVINKRRHTGLQQLSSFAETGRTFLGPVKSSKFIIDEECHESVLISSTVRLLESLDLTSAVGQLLSETIQAQNNTYRTGTSTLLFLVGAWSSAAEECLHLGVPISLIASVMSEGLNSCIEEVESLQVPVHSVYDHIDSTKTFSGLSVSLYPSLQIPSGTGLVQKEHDLKDVTSQSLAFCSLSGRPVKSTQLFRLQVKFEADENTSRTPQTLKNNLFADTHCRKSVLTHSRHFSRTDHHWISKPGGFLEQLSAAAPKTYRCSDLAELEVGLSHGDPSSMRLVDEAVQLQHQNAGRQRGSHTMLFPFDISRIFTCCLPGLPDTLSCVCPGYITVVSMSSATLVKELQNQPVRVVLVEGDLTENYRHLGFNKPANIKTVSESVKVQQDSSEELWTDHVLQVLIKFNVNLVLARGNVSERLAEKCTNSKRLVIGSVQDSVLQAFAEASGAVQVAYLTHVNENCVGSGVSVTTWRSIPSDTVDGISRMAVVLKTEGINLVTVVLTSPVIAQMRTKEDRFWTCASRLYYALKEQKVFLGGGAVEILCLTHLQSLAGQSVNKGNQDCSGWLHNTSSWLASSAALYRPTVLKCLADGWHRYLSALLRNTAVCSSDSEAATSIQCHLQNAADSGSPSSYILNEYSKLNSVILNSGISDKLEPIPRVYDVVTPKIEAWRRALDLVLLVLQTDNEIITGLAHTEKSSQESEGFLFL